CCAAGGCTTGGTGCTGGGCAGACTCGGGGAAGAAAGAAACTTTCTCCACCCCATTCTGCATAGATTGACCCCAAACAGGGGCTCAAGGACATGGGTGTCCACAGGCATTAGTTCTTTTAGGAACCCTGTGGGCAGATCAGAGAGCACAGGGCAGCTAGCCCCCAGTCTGCCTGCAGCCATATGACTGCTTTCCAAATTTGGCAGAGGCAGACCTGTCAGGCATGGACAGAATTCTGGAGAGACAAGGTCTGGCAGTCATTTCATAAGACAGGCACCGATTCACTGGTGGTATAATTTCAAAAATCTGTGGAAAGAGACCATCGCCTTAATGCCCTCCCAGGGCAGGTACCCATAGGGGCCGATGTGCCCATCTGGAAATTACATCCTGACTCTCCCCCCCGAGAGTTCAAAACCCTCACCAACACGTCCATCCTTTGTTCACACGCCTCCAACTAGATAATAAGCCTCTTGGCCCTAGACTGTAagggaagaattatttttattcgGCTCACCACAGAATTCCCAGTGGCCCAGATCGTAATAACagcccagtaaatatttattaattgaattaatgaatcattagaagggagggaaggaaggaaggatgaatggAAGACAGCCATCACTTCTTGGCATCTCCGTGCCCTTGGCTTCTATTATAAAGACATCAGAGCCAGGATTAGCACCCACGCCCTTTAACCCTTTCTCTGCCCCGCTATCATCCGTGGTCCTCAATCGTGATACGATGCATAGCATCCACACCTGTTGACAGGAGCTTATACAGTACATGGCCACGAAGAATAGAGAAACATTCCTGACCCTCAATCCGGAAGACACTTCAGAAGGAGAAAGCAGTGCTTTGGTCCAGCTGTGCCCACCACGGAGGCACACCTTTCCCACTGTGGACTCTTGGTTTCCCTTTTAACAAGGCTTCGGGGAGGATCAGGGCATAATAGGTCTTTAATAACCGAGTATAACAGCAGTTGGTGCTCGGCGCCCTTTCATATAAGGAGTTCAAAAGCACTTTGGCTCAAACACATAATGCCCCTGCGAGCTATGAAGGTACaggtatcattatccccatttacagttGGGGAAAGTAAGGCAAAGGAGGTTAattagcttgcccaaggtcaaaagAGACAGGGAAAGGGCGGAGGATTCAAACTCTTCGCCGCAGCCAGTGAGCTGGCTCTGGCCACCCTAACAAATCCACCCACGCTGGGCTCAACGGcgatcttttttcttctctattatttCTGCTGAGAAGCTAATACTGTGCTTAGAAGTATCTAATATTGCGCTTAGAACTCACGCTCATGAGACTTTCTTCTGATTTGAATCCGATTCTGTTCTCAACTAGCTTGACCTCAAACAAATTACTTAATccttccaggcctcagtttctgaATATATATGATCTGGGCCACTGGTAATTATAGCGTGTATCTCAGAAACtagtgaggattcaatgagacaATGTACGTAAAATCCCAGTatcattcattttctccttttctaaatgAGCACACACCACTCATAATAAAACAAACCAGTTAGATGAGAAAAAGGTTGCACCCACTCTGGGTTTAGTTTTTACAAGGCTACAGATGACATATGACTAACAGGCGTTTCGGATGCTGCCAATGAAATGCCCCAGGACCCTGAAAGTGACGTGCAACACAGAAGTCCTATTTGATTCCCACTTATTCCTGCTGGCCTCTCAGATGAAGAGCAAGTTGTACTGTGGACACTGACGAGGGGATGCCTGAGTGAGGACTTGCAAAGCTGGTCAATGCACCCAGTTTCCAGAGGCCAACTCTGAATTCTTGGCAAGCTGAAGCCCTGGGTTTGAAATGCCATTTCTCTGAGTGTTCTACTGAGCTACCCAACTCTGTTCAGACCAGACCAAAGACAGCCAATGCTTTCTGGGTACCACCGTGTTCCTGATCAAGTGACCCAACAGGAGTTGTCAGAGGTGACAGTGTAGCTCAACCTTCTACAGGGGACCCGGTGATACTCAGCAGGAGACTGGAAGAGAAGCAGGGGTGGTGGAGGAAAGCTGACCAGTCGATCCTGGTATACCCCCAACTAAGACACTGTCACGTATTTGTGTGTGGGTGTCCTTCGTGCACATATGAAGAACAGCAGCAAAACGCCAAAGCTACTTCAGAGTCACTGCCAAGATGTGAAGCTATCAGTCATGCAGAGGTGAGCAGAATACATAGGACATGCCACTGTTATAGGACAAGATGCTAGGAGCTGGCAgtgctcattcattcaactcAAGAAATGTTCACTGATGACCTACATACTCTGGAGAAAAGAAGGCTCAGTGGAATAGCCAGGGCACAGAGACACACGCCTGGCCCTCCGCTAACCCAGCCCACATCTCCTGGGTACCGAGGCCagaaaaatgaggaagctgaTGGAAATAAACTCGACACTGCTTCCTGGCCTCCAAAAGCCTTCCCAGGACACGGAAAGCCCACTCACTGCTCCTCCTAGTATCCTGCTCTTTCTCCGAGGATGGACCACCAGAACAAGTTCCCGTGCAGTGCTTGCCCACTGTTCAGAATTAAACATTCGGGTCTCCACTCAAAGTCACCTCCTCTGGGCTGGCTAGAGTGATGATTCTCACCTCGTCCAGTCACGCTCCATCTCACTGCCCTGCTTTCTTCTCCCTGTACCTCTTTTCACCATTCTAGCTTATTTTGTTCACTTGTTcacttgtttactgtctgtcttgcccactagaatataaacttcgTTAGACTATGTATCTTGGCTATATCCCCAGCACccacaacagtgcctggcacatagtaggtgctcattaagtcattcagttcaacaaatatttagtaagtgcCTACAAACTTTAGGCACTGAACTATAACAgtagacaaacacacacacacacacacacaaaaaaaaaaaaaccccacaaaatctcTGCCTTCAAAGAGCTTCAATTCTTCGGGagataagataaataaataatggtgaaaTAATAGCTGCTACCTCAACCAAGCAGGTACTCAGTGCTCCACGCTGTTCTAAGTATCTGCTAGCAAGGTATTACTTAATTTAATCCTTCCCACAACCCCATGAAGGaagtattattaatttataaGTGGGGACAGTGAGCCACAGGGAGGTTAAATTACTTGCTGGAAGTCACAGAGCTCATGACAGGCAGAACCAAGACCCAAACCCAGATAGTCTTGGTACAAAGTCCATGCTCTGATTATGAGCTACGCTTCATATTTGCTGCGTGTCGAATAACTCCTTGGTCAGCATTCTCAGCAGCTGCCCCCTGTAGACAGGGCTGGAGAGAGAGCAGACCCATCAGGGCAGGGCTGCCCTGTTCTCCAAGCTCAGTGAGATGGACACTGCCGGGTCTACCACTGTGTTACACATCTGAAATGAAGCATGAGGAGGCATCCGAAAGGAAGCATGGTCTGACAAAAAAACAGGGACTGAGTCAGGATTCCTGGGTTCTAGTTTTCGGTGCTGTGAAACACCCAGGCACATCAACCAACACGTGATGAGTTTACTTTTTGTAAATGCTATGAGGGATGGAAAGATGAATCTAATAGAGATCCTGCTgaaacagaggaagagaatggCAGATACCATAAGAAAATGTACAAACTGCTATGGGATTTCAAGAGTTATTCAGCCTCTAGGGGCCACAGGTACTCAACCATAAAAGAGGGGTTGGCCTACATAATCCCCACAATCCTCTAGTTCTGACATGTTCTGATAGCACAGACTTGGAGCAGCACGGAGATCAAGTTTTATTCTGGTTCGTGGTTCAAGTTCATGGCCACTGAGTTGTTGTTCTCCCACCTATCATGAGAACAGTCCCAATTTCTTTGGGCAACATCTTAAAGCAGCAGAAGGGCAGCCAGGTGTGGGAACGCAGCCCAACAGTGCTCTGCCCTCCTCCACCTCTCACCGGCTTTTAAATCCACAAACCCTCTTCCATCAAGGAGGAGGTGCCCTTTCTGTGAGCATGTTATATTATAACATGGAGACTACTCCTTACGTACCTTTTTCATGTCTATGTCCCTAGAGTCTAGCACAGCGCCTGGCTCACAATGGGCAGCAAGTAAGGTTTGCTGAGCTAAACCCGAGCATGGTGAAGTCTAGAGACTCTCTGCTAGACATGTCAATCTCAGTCAGAATTGCCTGAAGTTTTGCTGTACACCTCTCAGCTTCTCCCAGGGGGAGCAGACTATTTAAGTTGCTTGCTATTTAAGACACTTCTTCACTTCTACTGTTACCACCCTGGTCCTCCAAGCCACCCTCATTTCTTGCCTGGCATCTGCAATAGTCTTGTCTCTCAACTGGTACCCCTGCTTCTGTTTGCATCTTACAATCCAGACCCAGTATAGAGGCCAGAACTATCTTTGAAAACTTAAACCAGATCGTatcacttctctgcttaaaatcctccaACGGCTTCTAACTGCACTTGGAATCAAATCCAAACTGGTTCTTCCCACCTTCATAGCACTTACGGCTATAGAAAGTATTTTGTCTGCTTATTTGTTGACTCCCTCCTCTTTAGAATGTCCTGCTacaggagggcagggcctgcctCTATCTTCGCCATTGCTTGGAAtggtgcctgccacatagtaagcactcactATTGAATGGATGAATCTCCATTCCACTGAGGCAACTTGTATTTACAAGGACCACAAATTCCACCAGGAAACCATGAATGACACACTGGCATTTACCAGCTGGCACCTTTATTTACGATTCAAAGTCCTGCTTTAAATCAGAGGAAACTTGGTATCTTTGGACAGTTTAATGGCCTAAGAGATCAGTATCACTTAGGATCTAAAGCCAGGAACGAGAGCCCAACAGTTGTAACAGGGAGCTCAGAGCCAAGGCGTTTGGAAACAGAACTTCAGAACAAACTCTGACTTGCCTCCCGATCCCTTACCGACACCCCCTGTGCCTCAATTTACCCAGCAGTCGGCCAGGCATACTTCCCTAAGTTCTGTGAATGGCAGGAGACAAAATAATTAATAGCTATAGCATACTTAGATCCTCAGATAAGAGGTGCTGCAAGCCACACATCTCATTATTCATAAAACTCTTGATTTGCTGCCAGCACAGGCCTCCTCGGCCTTCCCAGGGGCTAACCTGACAGCAGGTACTGCTCAGACAAGTTCAGCACACAAGAGAGGGGGGCATGTGGGGCCTAACAGGTTGGGTGTCCAGACCCATGTGGCTTGGTTACCCGGTTCAAGAAAAAGGAAcctggttggggtgggggtgatgaAAAGAAGGTGAGATGTGCAGTTTGGGGCTCCCAGTGGTTAATTTTGCAGGCTCACACATACAGCTGGCCATACCGGAGAGACACATGCCTACAAAGCGTACCTTGCAGGACCGCTCACCAGGAGAGGTGGAATGGGGAGCGGGCAGTTCAGTCCAAGTATAGAGAGGAAGAGCAGCCCGGTGGCCACACCTTGGCAGCATTTAGTTTGGGGAAATACGGAGGAGCTCCATACACAGGGTCAGGATGCTGACAGTGGGGCTCAGGTGAGGAAAGAGACAAGAGGTCGCGGGACCTGGAGTGCTGACACACGGTGACAACCAACCCGACGCGGTGAGATGAGCGACAGAGTGGGTGGCTCAGACACCTGTGGAAGCGACCCCCGGGAGAAGGTGAGGACGCCTGGAGGGTGATTTGCGGAGCGGCAGGAGACAGGGGCGGCCCAGCCGGGCGAGGAGGCCTGGTCCCAACCAGGGCGCCGCGCCGGGGGCCCAGCCGGTGGGTCCGAGCCGGGTCGGGGGCGCCCTCCGCGGCCCCTCCCCAGGAGACAAAGGGCCGGCGGCTCCCCGGAGCCCGAGCGCGGCGCGGGCCTGGGCGCTACAAGCGCGAGCTGGCGTCGGCGCTTACCTGGGCCGCCCGACCCGGCCTGGCCGGCGGGGGCTGCGGGTCCGTGCGCAGCGCGCGGCGGCCTGTTCCGGGGCGCGCTCAGCTTGAGCGACGGCGTCGGCgtcggcggcggcagcagcaacGGCGGCGGCGgtggtagcagcagcagcagcagcagaaccagcagcagcagcgggaGCGGCCGCTTCAGCCTCCGCCTCCCGCTCCGTGAGTCACCGCggcggggaaggagggaggcgcCAGGCCGCCGGAGGAGGGACCGGCGAAGGGGGCGGCATCTGGCTCCGCGCGGGTGGCGAAGGCGCGGCCAAGGCAACGCCCCGGGGGTGTAGGGGCCGCCGAGGGCCGGGCGCCGGGGGCGGGGTCTGCGGTGGGGCGGGGCTCGGGGCAGTGGGGCGTTCATTGGTTACATCGATCAGTGGGGCGGGGCTTCTTGGTGCGGGACGGGAGCTGCGGGGCGCTAGAGGACGCTTATTGGGCAACTCGATCAAGGGGCGGGGCCATTGACTCGGGGCGGAGCCACGAGAAGGGCTAGTGGACCAGGGTCGCGGGTAGCGGCGGAACCGCACTTGGAGCAAAGGGGAGGAGCGGGGGCCggaggtgggctggggaggaggggcggGGTCTCGGGGGAGGAGGTGCCTGAGGGCGGAGCCCCAGTTAAGGATGGAGCTGGCGCTAAGGTAAAGCGACTTTGCCTGTCCCTCGCTGCTGCAGGAGCACAGTGATCCCGTGGAAAgaatggcctctcccacacacggGTCTGTGTTTAAAAATGGGAGCTGCTAGACCCGGCGGAATCCTTGGTGAGTCCGGCTTACCCATGGCCCCTGAAAAATGTGAAATGGATGAGGTTGCTGGACATTTGGAGGCGTGGTCTTCCTGAGTCTTGGAGTTGGGAATGTTGCTACCTTTTGAAGCAGTTAGGCCCGCTCTTGAATTGGGGGCCTGTCTAACCTGTGTCCACGGAGCCCAGAGAGCCCATGGATGGGCCTCCGTGGGACCGTAAAACTTAGAATATCGTGTGCATTCGTAGTGAGTGCATTTTGTTGGGGAAAAGCGGCCCatgattaaaatgtttctataaaaaGTCTGATTCTATCTGCTACCTGGTCTCTGGAGAGAGTACAGGGAGAAACAGCCCTTTATAGGAAAAATGCGAATTGCTCTGAACACCCACCATCCCTTTTAAAGGGACTTGTAAGTGTGGtcttattttcaacattttaacagTTACATAGTGTGACACTAACCGCATTTTAGAAGCACTCCTGCCCGGCTTTTCTCAACCTTTCTTTTCACCCCTTTTCTGTCTCATCCTCTTCCACTCCCCCGatatttcttccccttccctatGCAAGAAAGATACGAGATACTTTTTTTActttactgtttattttctgtaatgtCCATATTACTCTTTTGACTTAACACTGTGTTGTAGTTACAATTgaggaatatttaaattttatcaagTTTTGAGAGGCCAGAAATAGACCTTAATTATGTCTGTAGCCCCAACAGTGTCTAGACCACCACGCCCATACCAAGAGCTCAACCGATATTTGCCAATACAGTGTACCAGTTGATCCTAAAAGTCTCCCAAAGCACACCAGTGCAAAAACTTatacattcaaattatttttatgtaaatattgatgtttaaacaaatgaattaaaatttaacaagATGCTTGCTATTCAAGACACaatgtataaattacatatttttaaaaagacatatgctTAATTAAGGTTGAAGGTGGGAAAgaatgcataaaaatgaaaatgtgtcaaTGTGAAATGGATGATTGtccttttttctaaattttcataaatatatttttatagttcaaAATTACACTAAGTTCATCAACACAGTATCTAAGTTCATCAACACAGCCAGTATCTCAACTACCCCATCAGCACAGAGGTgggaaattctgcatttctacatTGCAGTATTACTTCAGGAATAACTCAGGCTCCATCCATCTGTAGGGTCTTAGATGAAAACAGTGAAGGCTTAGGAGATAGGGAACATGTTAGTACTGACAGCTCAGCACCATCTCTTCTCCTTCGGGATCAGCTTCTCCCTACCCTCTACCCCACTGAGGTGCCAATGAGGCTATCAATTACAGTATCTACCCTCTTCCCTgcaccaacaaacaaacaaaccaaaaacaaggaAGACATGGGACCCTAGCTGGACCAATGCAAGTGCTGCATTCTCTTGACTATTGGCCTAAGAAGGAGGATGTGACCAGAGCTGGGCCAATCAGAGTTCTtccctgaaattttttttttaaataaattttattggggaatattggggaacagtgtgtttctccagggcccatcagctccaagccgttgtccttcaatctagttgtggagggcgcagctcagctccaagtccagtcgccattttcagtctttagttgcagggggcgcagcccaccatcccatgcagaaattgaaccgacaaccttgttgttgagagatcgcgctctaaccaactgagccatctggctgcccctcggGAAGCTCAGTGActgctcattgtcttcaatctagttgtggagggcgcagctcaccggcccatgtgggaattgaactgtcaGCCCTGTTGTTcggagctcatgctctaaccaactgacccatccgGCCGCCCCGTTAAATTTCTGAATTGGAAATTAAGGGAAGGTCTCTCTTTCCTATTGAATCAAGAACTATAAGGATGGGACCTCAAAAATGTTAGCATCATCCTCACCCGCCACATGGAAAATTCTGAAAGAATGCGGCAATATTCCTGGACAGAAACAAGAtttggagggagggaaaaggaaagggagagaaaaggagagagatcCCTAACAGCGTGTTCCAGTTTCAGATCTTGCACCAGCTTTGCTCACACTATCTCACACTTAGTAGGTCCTCAAGTCTGCCTCTCCTCTGGTGCTCCCCCCTTCAGTAACTGGCACCACTCCACCCAATTGCTTACACCAGAAACGAGTATCCTTGACACCACTCTCCTTTACCCCATACCCAGTCTGTGTTGCTTCCACTCCAAAACCGTATCTTGAATTTCTCCACTTCCCACCACCTCCACGTCTCTGACCCAGTTTAACCCATCATCAGCTCTCACCTTGACACCAGCAGTAGCTTCCGAGTGCTCTCTCAGGCAGGTTTTCTCTACCACCCCCAACTCCTTAACCTCACAGCAATGAGAGGAATCTTCTTAAAGTGTACTGACGTCATCACACCTCTACTATTTAATGATTTCTCTTCGTTTTCACGATGAAGTTCAAAATCCTTAGCATGGCTACAAGGTCCTGCATGATCTGGCTCTAGCCTGATCTTGAAGTACTTTTTCCAACTAGGCTACACATAGGCCTTCTCCCTGCTCCTTGATCACAGGTACTTCTTTGTGCTTTGGGACTTTGGAGTGTGCTGTTCCCTTGGCCTCAGTGGCTCTTCCCCACTTCTCCCCCCTTCACCTGACTGAATATTTGGTCTTCTTCAAGGAGACTTTTCTTAACCTGTGCTAGATCCAGTCCCAGCATGGCCATAAACTCCAGGAGGGCAAGGAGGCCCTCCTTGGGAGCCACTCccacctagcacagtacctggcacgcGCAGATGCCCAACAGGTATTATTGCAtgaatacataaatgtttaaataccCCACCTGGCACGTTCCCTCCCATTAGCCAGCCACTTCTACTTCCCCAACTCCAATGCTATCAACCCTCTCCTCACTCTTCACTCTTCAAATTTGTGATTCTCTGTTTCATCCTTTCAGCTCTGGGGAGGGGTCTCTGTACTCCCAGACATACTCCTATATATAGCTTTAAATAGTtactttctggaggaaaaaaaaattctctatccTCTATACCAAAGGGATTAGTTATAAGAGCAAAATCTTCAGGTCAAGTATGAAACAGACAGCTGTGGAGCCACAGCCCACTGCAGGGGAACTATTTTGATGCAGTTATGGCAACAGTGGTCCTCAAATTTTACCCCGTAAGAGGGCCTTCCTGCCTTTGAGTTGAATGGGTGCAAGGTGAGAATGGGAGAGAAAGGTAGAGACTGTGTAccaaataaaatgagatttttttagtaaagaaaaagtgagaaccaattctttttgttttgagaaccaaattttaaacatgaattaATAATTCCCAGTAAtgtagaaagtaaaaagaaaaaattgtcttTTGCTTTCATTGCTGTTTGTCATCCGGTTGACATTTGGTACAGTTCTCACTTCTCTGAGGACAGTGATAAGGAAGCTAAGCGCACCGGAGACAAAGAATGCCACAGTCATGCGTCATTCTCCTGTGTTTTGCTTTTGCAAATAACTTGTCATCTAATTTTACTTTGGAGATAATAAGGAATTATTAAACACAACGATGAAAGCATTTTGTAGATCAGTGAATATACGTATTTTGTGTCATGAGTGGGGTATGTGCAGCTGTGAACATCTGGCTCTCTGCCAACCTGTCCCCAGAGTGTTGATTTCTGCAGCATCTGATGTGTAGATCGTCCCTACATCACAGAAGCTGCTTGTATTATGCTTGGGGACagtattaagaaataattattcatttctttggctGAGTGTTTTGATTGACCAACATGTCTTATACTTTGTGCAGCCTCCAACATTCTAGTCACTTAGTAAAGACAAAGCAACATAGGACCTCAATTTGAATCCCAATACTCAGACTATTAGCCTTTAAGCATAGTAGTCTGTTTATCACTTTTTTCCCTGCCAACTATCatccattaaatataaaaaattaccatCTCTAAAAGCAAATTGCCTGTACTCTCTGAGAATAAATGATAAAACAGCTGTCTTTACCCCCAGCACTTATCAGTGTATTGCATATCAGATGTTGCAATGTTATCAGTGCATTCAGGTGAGACTGAAAAGGCCTTTCCTGATAAACaattccctcctcccctaccGAGTACAGACTGCCAAGTAGTTTATGGTTGTAAATTAGTGGGGCCTGTTACTATTAAATGTTTATGGCTTtgctactaccctgtttccccgaaaataagacctagccggacaatcagctctaatgcgtcttttggagcaaaaattaatataagacccggtaccTTAGAAATCTAactcttatctaacataagaccgggtcttatattaatttttgctccaaaagacgcattagagctgatgatccagctacgtctagtttttggggaaacacggtatccttCACCATTGTTAAGAGTAGAAAATTCAATCCTACCTGAGATGAT
The Rhinolophus ferrumequinum isolate MPI-CBG mRhiFer1 chromosome 9, mRhiFer1_v1.p, whole genome shotgun sequence genome window above contains:
- the LOC117026742 gene encoding basic proline-rich protein-like, translating into MNAPLPRAPPHRRPRPRRPALGGPYTPGALPWPRLRHPRGARCRPLRRSLLRRPGASLLPRRGDSRSGRRRLKRPLPLLLLVLLLLLLLPPPPPLLLPPPTPTPSLKLSAPRNRPPRAAHGPAAPAGQAGSGGPGKRRRQLALVAPRPAPRSGSGEPPALCLLGRGRGGRPRPGSDPPAGPPARRPGWDQASSPGWAAPVSCRSANHPPGVLTFSRGSLPQVSEPPTLSLISPRRVGCHRVSALQVPRPLVSFLT